gaggcagaggttacagtgagccgagatcacgccaccacactccagcctgggcgacagagcatgactctgtctcaaaaataaataaataaataaataaaaataaaaaaatacatacatataaaaaagaagagaaaatacttattttcatgattgtttcatttttttccaagctGAGGTCCTGACCAAATGTTTCCCCGtggtttttgtatatttctgATCCCCTTAAAGTGGCCCTTGCAGCGTGCTGGGGAGGAGGCCTCTCGGTGGGTGGGTGATTGGGAAGCCACGCccacagggaagggagaaaaaaactgaagttGCCTGCTCTAAGGGCTGCACCTCTGTTTAGCCAACAATTTTCTTGAGGCCAGTCATAGTGCTGGGCTCATTCCATCATCTCCAGTTCTGAGACCAACACTGTCTGGTAGgtgttttatggatgaggaaaccaaagctcatAAAATTAATTAAGTGGTTTGCTTATGAAATAATGCAAGAAAGCAACAGTGCTGGGAGGTGGAAccgggtttttcttttcttcttcttttttttttttttgatggagtttcgctcttgtcacccaggtggagtacaatggagcgacctcagctcactgcaacctctgcctcccgggttcaagtgattctcctgcctcagcctcccgagtagctgggattacaggtgcccgccaccctgcccagctaattttttgtatttttagtagagatgaggtttcaccatgttggccaggctggtcttgaactcctgacctcaggtaatccgcctgccttggccttccaaagtggtgggattacaggcatgagccactgcggctggcccaggcttttctttttgattctaaGGCCTTCCAGATCCAGTACTTTATCCTGACCCTGCAGAGCTCAGGATCTGTGGTTCAGGCCTGCGGCTCAGAGGAGGGAATACGGCACACAGGTACGTGCCAGGCCAAGTGTGAGGGGGTCTGGCTTCCAGGGCCCTCTGCAGACCCCTAGTCCCAGGGCCTGTGTTGGAGGAGAGATTGGCTCTTTCCTCTGCCCATCCTGGGATGAGAAGTCGGGGACTTGGGATAGATGCAGTGCAATCCCTGCCCCTGAAAATTGACAAAGACCCACCAAATCTAGCCCCTACTCCTAGGCTGGGCCCCTGCCCATCTCCCTGGACCACACCACTCTCAAGGGCTCTCGTTTGCAGACACCCCATTGCCCTACTAAAAACCTCtcctggccaggcttggtggctcacgcctgtaatcccagcactttgggaggctgagttgggtggatcacctgaggtcaggagttccagatcagcctggccaacatggtgaaaccccgtctctactaaaaatacaaaaattagctgggtgtggtggggggcgcctgtaatcccagctgctcgggaggctgaggtaggagaattgcttgaactcgggaggcagaggttacagtgagctgagatcgtgccactgcgctccagcctgggcaaccgagcaagactccgtctcaaaaaaacaaacgaaaaacctTTCCCAGCCATTCAGTCATTCCCACAGTCTCAACTCAGTCCTATGAGTGACAGTGCATGTCAGTGGCCATCATATCTCAAGCCATCCTGGTCCCAACACACATTCCTGGGGCCTTGGGAATTGATTCAAAGCAGAACAGCTTCATGAATGGTCCGGCCAACAGGAGGCAGCCTAGGCTGAGCCCTACTGTCCCCTCCCTATCATCTGATTGGTGGACCACCAGGGAGCCACACACATGACAGATGATGAGGGCAGAGGCTGCATGACAGATACCTGCTGGGTCTCcatgtcaggcacagtggctgctTAGGAATGAAGCACATGggccaggtgtcgtggctcacacctgtgatcccagcactttgggaggccaaggcgggtggatcacttgaggtcaggggttcaagatcagcctggccaacatggtgaaaccccgtctctactaaaaaatacaaaaattattcggttgtggtggcgcatgcctgtagtcccagctactcgggaggctgaggcacgagaatcactagaacccgagaggcggaggttgcactgggccaagatcacaccactgcactccagcctgggcgacagagcgacactccatctcaaaaacaaaaagtgaagcACATGGACTTTGGAGTCACATGGACCCTGGTTTGAATCCTGACAACTCCTATAATGGCTGCGTGACCTGGAGCGAGCCACTTAGCCACTCTGAGCTTCAGCTTCCCGTCTATGAAAGGGGGCTGCTCTGGTCCTGCTGCTCGGCCACACCTCTGATATGTGGTGTGAACGAGTGCTCACTTCCACCAAGACCTGGACTCCCCTCCAACTCCCGTTATAAACCAGCCTATCTGGGATTCCTTCTCCAAAAGAGCGCTGAGCTTGCCAGAGCCAGCTGTACCTGAAGTCAACGACAGGAACTGCCTGGAGTGGGGTCATTTCCCTGTGTCTAAGGATAGGCACCTGGGCTCCAACTGGGCTCCTGGCCTGGgggttgctctctctctcctgcaccCCCTGTCATTTTTATCAAAGTCCTATTCTCCATTGCTTCCTGAGTGGGTCATTAGGTGGAGATCCACAGCCTTCCTCCACGCTGGTCGCGTGAATTCCCCCAATCTGGAAAGTATTCACAATTTTGTGTCACTAATTCCAGTGACTAAtagagatcacacacacacacaccttcaaaTGACAACCTGCCAGGAGAAAAATGCTATAAAGGGAAAGatatcactttgggaagctgaggcgagtagatcgcttgagcctggaagtttgagaccagcctgggcaacaaagggagaccctgtctctacaaaaaaaaaaaaaaaaaaaaaaaaaaaaccacaaaaaactccacaaaaattagctgggcatggtagcatgcacctgtagtcccagctacttggaaggctgaggtgggaggatcacttgaacccaggaagcagaggttgcagtaagccaaggtcgcaccactgcactccagcctgggtgacagagcgagccgaTTTCcttgtttccaaaaataaaaaagggaaagataTTATTGGGTCAACAGAGAAAACTAGAGTATGAACAGTAAACTGGATAAAATAATTGCAACAACGTTCAATTTACTGAAGTTGGTAAAGGAAACGTTATTGTGTAAGAGAATATCCCTGTTCTCTGAAAATActcactgaagtatttaggggtaaATGATATACGTAACTTTCCCTTGAACGgtccaggaaaaaaatgaacatccATTTATACACATATCATGGATACTCATAGACATTTGCTTATACACACTTACCATAGGTACTGATtatagatacacatacacacatatgagtgagagggagaaggagggaagggggtAGGGAGACAAAGTGATCCAATAATGAAACAAGGGTGAAATGTTAACAATTGAGAGTCTGGCTAAAGGGCATGTGAGTATTTtccatactatttttatttttgcaacttttctttttttttttttttgagacaaagtctcactctgtcgcccaggctggagtgcaatggcacaatctcggctcactgcaacctctgtctcctgggttcaagtgattctcctgcctcagcctcctgagtagctgggattacaggcacgtgccaccatacccggcaaatttttgtgtttttagtagagacagggtttcaccatgttacccaggctggtctcgaactcctgacctcaagtgatccacccaccttggcctcccaaagtgctgggattacaggtgtgagccacatgctTGGCCACAACTTTTCGGTAACTATtcatagtaaaaaacaaacaaaaaaacccctctaAACCTTAACTTACTTTGTCTAACTTTTATAGACAAAGTCTACGTTATTTGCTCTGGGGTTTTCCATTTTAAACCTGACCTTTCTGGCTCTgggtttttccattttaaacctGACCTTTCTGGTTCCAGGTGAAGGCAGAGACAGATAACATAGGATTATTGTATGTCAGTATGTTTTCAACTATTTCTCCTGAAACTTGGAAACGTATTAGACCATGTGGGATACCACGCGGACGGGAACGGGGGATAAATGTGTGTTCATATATACTCCTCCACAAATATACATgtctcaggctgggcgcagtggctcacgcctgtaattccagcactttgggaggccaaggccggcagatcacttgaggtcaggagtttgtgaccagcctggccaacatggtgaaaccctatctttactaaaaatacaaaaatgagccgggcgtggtggtgggcacctgtaaccccggctactcgggaggctgaggcaggggaatcacttgaaccccggaggcagaggctgcagtgagcccagatcgccccattgtactccagcctgggtaacagagtgagactccgcctcaaaaaaagaacccccaaaaccaaaaagcaaatatACACGTCTCTCTCCCTATTTCTCTGTTGATTGATTTAAACTTCAAGATGCCAACTACAGTGCCTATCAGGGTGGCAGGCAGGTaatgtgaatgaatgaaacaagccaggcataaGAAAAGTCAACTACCAATAATACAATAaaactttcttgatttttaatgAATAGTGAGGCATACAATGTAATATAAACAAGTATGATACTGCAGATTATATTTCTGattcaaagtggaaaaaaaactgaaaaaaaaaaaagtttaagaactcATTttgtcagctgggcacagtggttcatgcctgtaatcccagcactttgtgaggtcgaggcaggtggatcacctgaggtcaggagttggagaccagcctggccaacatggtgaaacctcatctctactaatacaaaaattagccaggcatggtggcgcacgcctgtagtcccagctgctcgggaggctgaggcaggagaatcgttcgaacccaggagctggaagttgcagtaagccgagatcacgccactgcactccaacctgggcgacagagcaagactccatctcaaaaaagaaaaaaaaattcattttgtcatCTCCCAATCCCTTGGGACTAGAAGACTCcagcctttcccaccataggGCCCTGCCAGGAGTTTTCTCTCCATCACGTTGCGATGTGGAGTACAGAATCCCACTGGGAATCCTTTAACTGGGAGCAGTATTTTGTTTTGCTCAGTTTCATAATGGAGAACAGCTGTTCGCAGATGTAGGTGCTCCCGAACATGGAAAGAATCTTTGCGCAATGGTGCTTGTATTTCGGGTAGCTACCCCAGAGGTACTTGTAGAATTCTGGTATTCCCACCTTGTCGTATTTCGTCTTCAGGACCGTGTTGCATTGCAGGTCGATAACCTCCATCTGGAGCTCCTCGTGCACACTGTCGATCTTCGTGGAGAACGGGGAGCTGAACAGAGTCAGTTCGCTTTCGTAGAGTTTGAAATCAGACAGCCTTTTCTGGAATTCGGTCTGGAGTTCCGCGATTTTGGGAATGTAGTTCAGGCCATCGCTTTCATTTCTGGAAGCCAATTTCAGGGTGGGAAAGTGGGCCAGATTATTCCTCGTCAAATGAGTCTCCCAGAGGCACAGTTTTGCTAGGAACGCCCGGATCAGGTCATACATCTGCGTGACGATTTGGGAGTGTCCTTGGAGAGAGATGTTCAAAGCGTTCAGATGCATCGTCATGTCAACCAAGAAGGCCAGGTCTCGGATCCAATCTATGGAGCTCAGTTGAGGCAGGGGTTTCCCTCTGGATGACATGAAGGAGTCGATTTCTTCCAAGGATTCGAAAAATCTCTTTAGCACGAGCCCGCGACTGAGCCACTTAATCTCCGTGTAGTACAGGAGGCTACCATACTGGCTGTCCAGCTCATAGAGCAAGGTTGTGAACTCACTGTGGTTCAGTCCCCGGGAGCATATCCAGTTCACGGACTTCACTACCACGTCCATGACGTGGTCCATCTTCAACTTCTGAGCACAGAGTGATTCCGGATGAATTATACAACAGATGGACTTCAGTTCCGCACCCTTGCAGAACGTCGCCACCCTGGACTTCAGTTTTGTGACAAGCCCGTTATTGGCATCCACCATCGCTGGGGTGCCAGTGGAGGCCACGCTTACTAATTTCGACCAGTCGATACAGAAGTTTTTCAGGCTTTTCTCAACACGCGAAAAGATCTCGTTGCCAGATTTTGTACCCGTCATGGGCACCGTGTCCAGAAGTTCTTCGGACACATCGAAATTCTCATCGACACCACGGATGAATATGGCCAACTGGGTGGTATTATTTATATCCGTGATCTCATCGATTGCGATAGAATATGCCACAAAAGACCTGATTTTTTCACGTAACTTCTCCCATAAGTTCCCAGCTAGGTCCTCTACAGGCTGCACGGGGGATTTCTGGGTTGGACTTGGGTTTGCAAACACTTGTTTTTGCTCGGGACACTCGGTGTCTGATGAGCCTAAGAGATACTTCCTGAGCCCTTTTTTCAGCTCGTGAAGCTTCTCGTCACGCATTCTTTCCATATACTGGTCATAATGCTTGCTGTGATTGGTTTGATAGTGGCGTCTTAGGTTATATTCTTTGGACACAGACATGCTTTGTTTGCATATGAGACATGTTGGAATATTCTGTACTTCCACGAAGAAATACGCTCTCTCCCACTTTTCTTGAAACACACGGCCCTCCTGGTCTATCTTGCGTTTTCCCACTTttgacagagacagggagacaaaGATATTTCACTTTTCTCTTATCACTACTATGAGGAAAACAACAGCAAATGCTTGATGACGCACGAGAGGGAGGAAGCGGGGCGGGGCAGGGCGTGGTTAACAGGAGGGTGACCCACCCTGCAGAGGGACGGCTGACCCTCAACTCCAGCAAACCGCTGCCAGGATGCCAGCTGTGGCCAGATCTTcaagttttctaaagaaaacCTGAAGACTGaatttttgttgtcgttgttgttgagacggagttttgctctgtcgcccaggctgcagtgcagtggcgcaatctcggctcactgcaacttctgcctcctgggttcaagcgattcttctgcctcagcctcctgagtagctgttatgacaggtgcctgccaccacgcccagctaatttttgtatttttagtagagatgagatttcaccatgttgtccaggctggtctcgaactcctgacctcaggtgatccgcccacctcagcctcccaaagtgctgggattacaagcatgagccactgcacccagccagatcttCAGGTTTTCTAAAGAAAACCTGAAGATTGACTTTTATGAAAGAGTGCCTGGTTTGTGGTGATAatgactcattgcagcctggaactccctgggctcaggtgatcctcccacttcagctcccagttgctgggactacaggcatgcaccacaccgagctatcttttctttctttctttcttttctttttttctttttcttttttttttttttttgtagagctggagtcttaccttgttgcccaggctggtctgaaaccccaggctcaagcgatccacccgccttggcctcccaaagtgctgggattacaggagccaccgtgccaggcctcaTCCTTATTTTCAAAAGTACATGAGCCAAACAAAAGACACCTTTGATGAGGTTCAGCATGTAGCTGTGCTTGTTATGTCCAGTTTAAACAGGAATTATTTGATAatatgtttgcattttctttttagagacagggtcttgttctgtcacccaggctggagtgtagtattGCAATTATGGTTCTctgctgtctcaaactcctgagtttaagtgatcctcctgctttagcctgccaagtagctggggctacaggtgtgagccactgtttccagctaatttttaaattttttgtagagatggggtcttgctatgttgcccaggctggtctcaaactcctggcctcaagcaatcctcttgccttggcctccaaaagtcctgggattataggtgtgagcattttaatatattttctcatttgattcccAAGAAAACTTTGTAATAACAGAGATGGGAATGAGCACAGAAAGGCATATGATTTTTACCTACTGTGAGTCTCAAATGACAAGGGTGACGGCCACAGAACCACACAAAACTCATTCGTATAAGTGTGTTCGAGTGTACAGGGGCTAGTGTTTTAGATTTAAAGAACCTGGCCACCCTGCAGGTAATCAAGGTATTTCCAGAGTACACACACATAAAAGTGCACCTTAAGAAAATGTAGGCCATgtacagcggctcatgcctataatcccagcactttgggaggctgaggcaggaggatcgcttgaagccagaagctcaaggccagcctgggaaacatagtgagaccctgtctctacaaaaaaaaaaaaaaaaaaaaattatctgggcatggcagtgctgtcccagttactcgggaggtgaaggtgggagaatcacctgagggcaggagttccaggctgcagtgagctatgatcatgccactgcactccagcctgggtgacagagtgagaccttgtctctaaaaaaccccaataataatacaataaataaataaagatattataaaaGATCAAAAAATCATTTAGCAATCAGATGCGTTTGGGAATAAAAATGGAGCATTTTAATAGGatactttggttttcttttcttttctttttttttttttttgagacagagtcttgctctgtcaccaaactggagtgcagtggcacgatctcggctcactgcaacccccgactccctggttcaagtgattttcctgcctcagcctcccgagtagctgggattataggcacgcgccaccatgcccgactaatttttgtatttctagtagagacggagtttcaccacgttgtacagaagggtctccatctcctgacctcatgatccgcgcgcctcggcctcccaaagtgctgggattacaggtgtgagtcaccgcgcccagcctactttgGTTTTCAAATGTTACATTAGGAGGTTCCCTGGTGACTCATGCTCGTGAGAACACCTCTCCGTATTCTACTTGACAGGATACTGACTCACTTGCAAGGGCTCCGGGGAAGACATTAAGAATATTTAacagggtgggggcggggggagggagagcatcaggaagaatagctaatgcatgctgggcttaatacctaggtgatgggttgataggtgcagcaaaccaccatggcacacgtttacctgtgtaacaaacctgcacatcctgcacatggaccctggaacttaaaataaaagttgaaggggaaaaaaaagagaatatttcagAAGCAGAGTGCCTGGGCATTGCTCAATCAGAACAGAtgctgagccaggtgcagtggcttacatctgtaatcccagcagtttgggagaccaaggcgggtggatcacttgaggtcacgagtttgagaccagcctggccaacatggctaaaccctgtctctactaaaaaatacaaaaagtagctggatgtggcggcacgcacctgtaatcccagctaatcggaaggctgaggcagagaatcgcttgaacccgggaggcggaggttgcagtgagccgagatcttgccactgcactccagcctgggtgagagagcgagactctgtctcaaaaaaaaaaaaaaagaaaaaaaaaagaacagatgctaGTCTCAGCACTGGAAGGGTTCTAGGGGCCTCTGCTGTGCCAGGTGGAACCCCTTTTGCTTCAGCACTGTAGGGAGGTCAAGCCACGGTCGGAGGGTACTAGGGTGGGACTGCATGGCCAGGCAGGCACTATTTACCAACTAACACAGAGGAGATCGGTACTGTGATCCTGAGTGCAGCTGTGCGGGTGGCCTCAGGGGAGCCCCCACCACAAAGCACACTTGAATAGTGTGCCACAtcagccatgcgtggtggctcatgcccgtaatcccagcactttggaaggtggaggcgggcagatcccttgaggtcagaagttcaagaccagcctggccaacatggcaaaaccccatctctactaaaaatacaaaaattagccaggcgtggtggcacacgcctatagtcccagctactcgggaggctgaggcaggagaatcacttgaacccgggaggcggaggttgtgtggtgagccgagattgtgccattgcactctagcctgggtgacagagcgagactccgtctccaaaaaaaaaaaaaagagtgcgcCACATCACACGTCACACTCATGGTGTGATATAGATCACTCTCCTTCAGACTGGTTAATCaaactcaagtaacagagttatCTAACTTTATCACATGCAGGAAAAATAAAGCATGCATCGAAGGCTGCATACTTGGGTCCCAGGCTCACGGAAGCAAAAACCCCGTGGTGAGCGCCCACCAAGACACTTCCCATGGCCCAACATTGCCGGAACGTTCTTCTCACCTGTAGAATACTCACCATTACTGAGCTCAAGCCCTGGAAGCGGCCTGAAGAGAAAGACACATTGATAAATGTGACAAGCTCACATTTCCTCTTTTGCccacttagttttatttttttttaatttttacttatttatttttttacagaagaatatttatttatttgtttgttttgtttttgttttttttgagacaagagtctcgccgcgtcacccaggctggagtgcagtggcgcgatctcggcttagcgcaacctccgcctcctgggttcaagccattctcctgcctcagccgcctgagtagctgggattacaggtgcccgccaccacgcccagctaattttttgtatttttagtttcaccatgttggccaggctactcttgaactcctgacatcaggagatctacctaccttggcctcccaaagtgctgggattacaggcatgagccactgcgttgagccttttgtttttg
The sequence above is a segment of the Homo sapiens chromosome 7, GRCh38.p14 Primary Assembly genome. Coding sequences within it:
- the GTF2IRD2 gene encoding general transcription factor II-I repeat domain-containing protein 2A isoform 1 (isoform 1 is encoded by transcript variant 1); amino-acid sequence: MAQVAVSTLPVEEESSSETRMVVTFLVSALESMCKELAKSKAEVACIAVYETDVFVVGTERGCAFVNARTDFQKDFAKYCVAEGLCEVKPPCPVNGMQVHSGETEILRKAVEDYFCFCYGKALGTTVMVPVPYEKMLRDQSAVVVQGLPEGVAFQHPENYDLATLKWILENKAGISFIINRPFLGPESQLGGPGMVTDAERSIVSPSESCGPINVKTEPMEDSGISLKAEAVSVKKESEDPNYYQYNMQGSHPSSTSNEVIEMELPMEDSTPLVPSEEPNEDPEAEVKIEGNTNSSSVTNSAAGVEDLNIVQVTVPDNEKERLSSIEKIKQLREQVNDLFSRKFGEAIGVDFPVKVPYRKITFNPGCVVIDGMPPGVVFKAPGYLEISSMRRILEAAEFIKFTVIRPLPGLELSNVGKRKIDQEGRVFQEKWERAYFFVEVQNIPTCLICKQSMSVSKEYNLRRHYQTNHSKHYDQYMERMRDEKLHELKKGLRKYLLGSSDTECPEQKQVFANPSPTQKSPVQPVEDLAGNLWEKLREKIRSFVAYSIAIDEITDINNTTQLAIFIRGVDENFDVSEELLDTVPMTGTKSGNEIFSRVEKSLKNFCIDWSKLVSVASTGTPAMVDANNGLVTKLKSRVATFCKGAELKSICCIIHPESLCAQKLKMDHVMDVVVKSVNWICSRGLNHSEFTTLLYELDSQYGSLLYYTEIKWLSRGLVLKRFFESLEEIDSFMSSRGKPLPQLSSIDWIRDLAFLVDMTMHLNALNISLQGHSQIVTQMYDLIRAFLAKLCLWETHLTRNNLAHFPTLKLASRNESDGLNYIPKIAELQTEFQKRLSDFKLYESELTLFSSPFSTKIDSVHEELQMEVIDLQCNTVLKTKYDKVGIPEFYKYLWGSYPKYKHHCAKILSMFGSTYICEQLFSIMKLSKTKYCSQLKDSQWDSVLHIAT
- the GTF2IRD2 gene encoding general transcription factor II-I repeat domain-containing protein 2A isoform 7 (isoform 7 is encoded by transcript variant 7), with the protein product MAQVAVSTLPVEEESSSETRMVVTFLVSALESMCKELAKSKAEVACIAVYETDVFVVGTERGCAFVNARTDFQKDFAKYCVAEGLCEVKPPCPVNGMQVHSGETEILRKAVEDYFCFCYGKALGTTVMVPVPYEKMLRDQSAVVVQGLPEGVAFQHPENYDLATLKWILENKAGISFIINRPFLGPESQLGGPGMVTDAERSIVSPSESCGPINVKTEPMEDSDSTPLVPSEEPNEDPEAEVKIEGNTNSSSVTNSAAGVEDLNIVQVTVPDNEKERLSSIEKIKQLREQVNDLFSRKFGEAIGVDFPVKVPYRKITFNPGCVVIDGMPPGVVFKAPGYLEISSMRRILEAAEFIKFTVIRPLPGLELSNVGKRKIDQEGRVFQEKWERAYFFVEVQNIPTCLICKQSMSVSKEYNLRRHYQTNHSKHYDQYMERMRDEKLHELKKGLRKYLLGSSDTECPEQKQVFANPSPTQKSPVQPVEDLAGNLWEKLREKIRSFVAYSIAIDEITDINNTTQLAIFIRGVDENFDVSEELLDTVPMTGTKSGNEIFSRVEKSLKNFCIDWSKLVSVASTGTPAMVDANNGLVTKLKSRVATFCKGAELKSICCIIHPESLCAQKLKMDHVMDVVVKSVNWICSRGLNHSEFTTLLYELDSQYGSLLYYTEIKWLSRGLVLKRFFESLEEIDSFMSSRGKPLPQLSSIDWIRDLAFLVDMTMHLNALNISLQGHSQIVTQMYDLIRAFLAKLCLWETHLTRNNLAHFPTLKLASRNESDGLNYIPKIAELQTEFQKRLSDFKLYESELTLFSSPFSTKIDSVHEELQMEVIDLQCNTVLKTKYDKVGIPEFYKYLWGSYPKYKHHCAKILSMFGSTYICEQLFSIMKLSKTKYCSQLKDSQWDSVLHIAT
- the GTF2IRD2 gene encoding general transcription factor II-I repeat domain-containing protein 2A isoform 4 (isoform 4 is encoded by transcript variant 4) is translated as MAQVAVSTLPVEEESSSETRMVVTFLVSALESMCKELAKSKAEVACIAVYETDVFVVGTERGCAFVNARTDFQKDFAKYCVAEGLCEVKPPCPVNGMQVHSGETEILRKAVEDYFCFCYGKALGTTVMVPVPYEKMLRDQSAVVVQGLPEGVAFQHPENYDLATLKWILENKAGISFIINRPFLGPESQLGGPGMVTDAERSIVSPSESCGPINVKTEPMEDSGISLKAEAVSVKKESEDPNYYQYNMQGSHPSSTSNEVIEMELPMEDSTPLVPSEEPNEDPEAEVKIEGNTNSSSVTNSAAGVEDLNIVQVTVPDNEKERLSSIEKIKQLREQVNDLFSRKFGEAIGVDFPVKVPYRKITFNPGCVVIDGMPPGVVFKAPGYLEISSMRRILEAAEFIKFTVIRPLPGLELSNGEYSTVGKRKIDQEGRVFQEKWERAYFFVEVQNIPTCLICKQSMSVSKEYNLRRHYQTNHSKHYDQYMERMRDEKLHELKKGLRKYLLGSSDTECPEQKQVFANPSPTQKSPVQPVEDLAGNLWEKLREKIRSFVAYSIAIDEITDINNTTQLAIFIRGVDENFDVSEELLDTVPMTGTKSGNEIFSRVEKSLKNFCIDWSKLVSVASTGTPAMVDANNGLVTKLKSRVATFCKGAELKSICCIIHPESLCAQKLKMDHVMDVVVKSVNWICSRGLNHSEFTTLLYELDSQYGSLLYYTEIKWLSRGLVLKRFFESLEEIDSFMSSRGKPLPQLSSIDWIRDLAFLVDMTMHLNALNISLQGHSQIVTQMYDLIRAFLAKLCLWETHLTRNNLAHFPTLKLASRNESDGLNYIPKIAELQTEFQKRLSDFKLYESELTLFSSPFSTKIDSVHEELQMEVIDLQCNTVLKTKYDKVGIPEFYKYLWGSYPKYKHHCAKILSMFGSTYICEQLFSIMKLSKTKYCSQLKDSQWDSVLHIAT
- the GTF2IRD2 gene encoding general transcription factor II-I repeat domain-containing protein 2A isoform 12 (isoform 12 is encoded by transcript variant 12) codes for the protein MAQVAVSTLPVEEESSSETRMVVTFLVSALESMCKELAKSKAEVACIAVYETDVFVVGTERGCAFVNARTDFQKDFAKYCVAEGLCEVKPPCPVNGMQVHSGETEILRKAVEDYFCFCYGKALGTTVMVPVPYEKMLRDQSAVVVQGLPEGVAFQHPENYDLATLKWILENKAGISFIINRPFLGPESQLGGPGMVTDAERSIVSPSESCGPINVKTEPMEDSGISLKAEAVSVKKESEDPNYYQYNMQGSHPSSTSNEVIEMELPMEGNTNSSSVTNSAAGVEDLNIVQVTVPDNEKERLSSIEKIKQLREQVNDLFSRKFGEAIGVDFPVKVPYRKITFNPGCVVIDGMPPGVVFKAPGYLEISSMRRILEAAEFIKFTVIRPLPGLELSNGEYSTVGKRKIDQEGRVFQEKWERAYFFVEVQNIPTCLICKQSMSVSKEYNLRRHYQTNHSKHYDQYMERMRDEKLHELKKGLRKYLLGSSDTECPEQKQVFANPSPTQKSPVQPVEDLAGNLWEKLREKIRSFVAYSIAIDEITDINNTTQLAIFIRGVDENFDVSEELLDTVPMTGTKSGNEIFSRVEKSLKNFCIDWSKLVSVASTGTPAMVDANNGLVTKLKSRVATFCKGAELKSICCIIHPESLCAQKLKMDHVMDVVVKSVNWICSRGLNHSEFTTLLYELDSQYGSLLYYTEIKWLSRGLVLKRFFESLEEIDSFMSSRGKPLPQLSSIDWIRDLAFLVDMTMHLNALNISLQGHSQIVTQMYDLIRAFLAKLCLWETHLTRNNLAHFPTLKLASRNESDGLNYIPKIAELQTEFQKRLSDFKLYESELTLFSSPFSTKIDSVHEELQMEVIDLQCNTVLKTKYDKVGIPEFYKYLWGSYPKYKHHCAKILSMFGSTYICEQLFSIMKLSKTKYCSQLKDSQWDSVLHIAT